A part of Mustela erminea isolate mMusErm1 chromosome 9, mMusErm1.Pri, whole genome shotgun sequence genomic DNA contains:
- the SLC22A12 gene encoding LOW QUALITY PROTEIN: solute carrier family 22 member 12 (The sequence of the model RefSeq protein was modified relative to this genomic sequence to represent the inferred CDS: deleted 1 base in 1 codon): MLQTSWLMKQVLLWEKHLPASAPWPWASFCEVGTPLVPSGLHGISELLDQVGGLGRFQVLQMVALVVPIVWLTTQSMLENFSAAVPNHRCWVPLLDNSTVQASVPGALGPKDLLTISIPPGPNHEPHQCRRFRQPQWQLLDPNATATNWSQVATEPCVDGWVYDRSTFTSTIVAKWDLVCDSHALKPMAQSLYLSGILVGAAVCGHISDRFGRRLVLTWNYLQMAVSGTAAAFAPTFPVYCLLRFLAAFGVAGVMMNTSTLLMEWTSARARALMMTLNTLGFSFGHVLMGGVAYGVRDWALLQLAVSAPFFLCFLYSWWLAESARWLLITGRLEPGLRELRRVAAINGKREVEDALTTEVLLSTMQEELSASQAPPSLGTLICTPGLRLRTCASTLCWFAFGFTFYGLALDLQALGSNIFLLQVLIGVVDIPAKIVTLLLLNRLGRRPTQAGSLVLSGLCVLANTLVPLKMRALRSALAVLGLGSVGAAFTCVSIYTGELFPTVLRMSAVGLGQMAARGGAILGPLVRLLAIHGRALPLLLYGGVPVLSGLAALLLPETQSLPLPDTIQDVQNQAVKKTTHSAPGPTVLKSTHF; the protein is encoded by the exons ATGCTCCAGACTTCTTGGCTGATGAAGCAAGTGCTGCTGTGGGAGAAACACCTCCCTGCATCAGCTCCTTGGCCCTGGGCCAGCTTCTGTGAGGTGGGCACTCCACTGGTCCCGAGTGGGCTCCATGGCATTTCTGAGCTCCTGGACCAAGTGGGT GGCCTGGGTAGGTTCCAGGTTCTCCAGATGGTGGCTCTGGTGGTCCCCATCGTGTGGCTGACCACTCAGAGCATGCTGGAGAACTTCTCGGCCGCCGTGCCCAACCACCGCTGCTGGGTGCCCCTCCTGGACAACAGCACTGTCCAGGCCAGTGtccctggggccctgggcccCAAGGACCTCCTGACCATTTCTATCCCACCGGGCCCCAACCATGAACCCCACCAGTGTCGCCGCTTCCGCCAACCACAGTGGCAGCTCCTGGACCCCAACGCCACGGCCACCAACTGGAGCCAGGTTGCCACGGAGCCATGCGTGGATGGCTGGGTCTACGACCGCAGCACCTTCACCTCCACCATCGTGGCCAAG TGGGACCTGGTGTGTGACTCCCACGCCCTGAAGCCCATGGCCCAGTCCCTCTACCTGTCAGGAATCCTGGTGGGAGCTGCCGTGTGTGGCCACATCTCCGACAG GTTTGGGCGCAGGCTGGTGCTGACCTGGAACTACCTTCAGATGGCCGTGTCGGGCACGGCCGCCGCCTTCGCACCCACCTTCCCCGTGTACTGCCTGCTCCGCTTCCTGGCGGCCTTCGGCGTGGCAGGCGTCATGATGAACACCAGCACGCTCC TGATGGAGTGGACGTCGGCACGTGCCCGAGCCTTGATGATGACCCTAAACACCCTGGGCTTCAGCTTCGGCCACGTCCTGATGGGCGGCGTGGCCTACGGCGTGCGGGACTGGGCCCTGCTGCAGCTGGCGGTCTCcgcccccttcttcctctgcttcctgtaCTCCTG GTGGCTGGCAGAGTCTGCCCGATGGCTTCTCATCACAGGCAGGCTGGAGCCGGGCCTGCGGGAGCTGCGGAGGGTGGCCGCCATCAACGggaagagagaggtggaggaTGCGCTGACCACGGAG gtCTTGCTGTCAACCATGCAGGAGGAGCTGAGTGCGAGCCAGGCCCCCCCCAGCCTGGGAACCCTGATCTGTACGCCTGGACTGCGCCTGCGGACCTGCGCCTCCACTCTGTGCTG GTTCGCCTTTGGCTTCACCTTCTACGGCCTGGCCCTGGATCTGCAGGCTCTGGGTAGCAACATCTTCCTGCTCCAGGTCCTCATCGGGGTCGTGGACATCCCGGCCAAGATAGTCACCCTGCTGCTGCTGAACCGTCTGGGCCGCCGGCCCACCCAGGCTGGGTCCCTGGTGCTGTCAGGACTCTGCGTCTTGGCCAACACGCTCGTGCCCCTCA AGATGAGGGCCCTGCGTTCAGCCCTGGCCGTGCTGGGGCTTGGGAGCGTGGGGGCTGCTTTCACGTGCGTCAGCATCTACACCGGGGAGCTCTTCCCCACCGTGCTCAG GATGTCCGCGGTGGGGCTGGGCCAGATGGCAGCCCGTGGGGGAGCGATCCTGGGGCCTTTGGTCCGGCTGCTGGCCATCCACGGGCGCGCACTGCCCCTGCTGTTGTACGGCGGGGTGCCCGTGCTCAGCGGCCTGGCTGCTCTCCTGCTCCCGGAGACCCAGAGTCTGCCGCTGCCCGACACCATTCAAGATGTGCAGAACCA GGCGGTAAAGAAGACGACGCACAGCGCTCCAGGACCCACTGTCCTGAAATCCACACACTTTTAA